A part of Aspergillus oryzae RIB40 DNA, chromosome 7 genomic DNA contains:
- a CDS encoding uncharacterized protein (predicted protein) produces the protein MALTPTSISCCSHNTPYRPQGLDQESKFNEFLVWARLTVTSEVSSDCDTPSPVPEYAVQLVKQVNYGPLKSRRYFIPRRDLSSVELIEVSEQWLIEKNFEKLNSGTLHNKFFELNLYRKDPINTHHWRANVARPSNEIDL, from the exons ATGGCTTTAACCCCtacctccatctcctgctGCTCGCACAATACTCCTTACCGGCCGCAAGGTTTGGATCAGGAGAGCAAATTCAACGAATTTCTGGTATGGGCTCGCTTGACCGTGACGAGCGAAGTCTCCTCCGATTGCGATACTCCATCACCCGTACCAGAATACGCAGTACAGTTGGTAAAGCAAGTGAACTACGGCCCATtgaagagcagaagataCTTCATTCCACGCCGAGACCTCTCTAGTGTAGAGCTCATCGAAGTGAGTGAGCAGTGgctcattgagaagaactTCGAGAAGTTGAACTC GGGCACCCTGCACAACAAGTTCTTCGAGCTTAACCTGTATCGGAAGGATCCTATCAATACTCACCACTGGAGGGCTAATGTGGCAAGGCCGTCAAATGAGATTGATCTGTAG
- a CDS encoding fungal specific transcription factor domain-containing protein (predicted protein) — MGDPLGASRNGRTWEDALEHLYFSQLGQSTKTQIEEHSRNQRLQLRDIGALKSFEKNVSDDLIRIFFEMCYPQCPIFDRADFQHNYEAGRVSPLVLQAVFFLALNHCSEELYKRAGFANRYLATFTCYQRAKTLYDTNYESDAIATLQAVYLLSFWWGSPMEQKDMWHWTGIACNRAQSLGLHQSVEMLGEDDFEISDDDLINPDLFREPTRQSRLYFIYLAELYSRTGAKFNEPLALKSLDDLTSWKASLPRELKHRESTVSVEDGLWATLVNLSYL; from the exons ATGGGAGACCCTTTAGGCGCTTCCCGTAATGGTCGCACTTGGGAGGATGCGCTTGAGCACTTATACTTCAGTCAGCTAGGGCAATCAACAAAAACACAGATAGAAGAGCATTCTCGAAACCAGCGTCTGCAGCTGAGAGACATTGGTGCACTTAAAAGTTTCGAAAAAAATGTCAGTGACGACTTAATCAGGATTTTCTTTGAGATGTGCTACCCTCAGTGCCCTATATTTGACCGAGCGGACTTTCAGCATAACTATGAGGCTGGGAGGGTGTCACCGCTGGTTTTGCAAGCTGTGTTCTTCCTGGCCCTCAATCATTGCAGTGAAGAACTCTATAAGCGTGCTGGCTTTGCAAATAGATATTTGGCAACATTTACATGTTATCAGCGAGCGAAAACTTTGTACGACACCAACTACGAATCTGACGCTATAGCGACTCTTCAAGCGGTTTATTTGTTGTCATTCTGGTGGGGAAGCCCGATGGAACAGAAGGATATGTGGCATTGGACTGGCATCGCATGTAATCGAGCACAGTCCCTGGGATTGCATCAAAG TGTGGAGATGTTAGGCGAAGATGACTTCGAAATATCAGATGATGACTTGATCAACCCTGATCTGTTTCGAGAACCGACACGTCAAAGCCGGCTTTACTTTATCTACTTAGCAGAACTGTATTCGCGAA CTGGGGCAAAGTTCAATGAGCCGTTAGCTCTCAAAAGCCTGGACGATCTTACGTCGTGGAAAGCGTCCCTTCCAAGAGAATTGAAGCATCGAGAATCCACAGTTTCTGTGGAAGATGGCCTTTGGGCCACCCTGGTCAATCTAAGTTACTTGTAA
- a CDS encoding NuoB/complex I 20 kDa subunit family protein (NADH-ubiquinone oxidoreductase, NUFS7/PSST/20 kDa subunit): MKSQGPSSDVQLSAGRWKSGRGYAAILTTTDQLINWARQGSLWPLTFALACCGIEMMHVSMPRYDQDRLGIIFRASPRQADVMIVAGTVTNKMAPALRQLYDQMPDPKWVISMGSCANGGGYYYYSYSVVRGVDRVVPVDIYVPGCPPTPEALMYAIFQLQKKIRRTKVTRMWYRR; this comes from the exons atgaagtcccAGGGACCGTCGAGCGACGTCCAATTGAGTGCTGGGCGCTGGAAGTCTGGACGAGGATATGCTGCCATTCT AACAACAACCGACCAACTCATCAACTGGGCCCGCCAAGGTTCCCTCTGGCCTCTCACCTTCGCCCTCGCCTGCTGTGGCATCGAAATGATGCATGTCTCCATGCCACGATACGACCAAGACCGTCTGGGAATCATCTTCCGGGCCTCGCCCCGCCAAGCCGACGTCATGATTGTTGCGGGAACGGTGACTAACAAGATGGCACCGGCGTTGAGGCAATTATACGATCAGATGCCGGATCCGAAGTGGGTGATTAGTATGGGGAGCTGTGCTAATGGGGGTGGATACTATTATTATAGTTATAGTGTGGTTAGGGGTGTTGATCGGGTGGTTCCGGTGGATATTTATGTGCCCGGGTGTCCGCCGACGCCGGAGGCTTTGATGTATGCAATTTTTcagctgcagaagaagattagGAGGACGAAGGTGACGAGGATGTGGTATCGGAGGTGA